One Burkholderia sp. WP9 genomic window, GAAAGCGCGGCCGAGATCGGCCACGGAGCGCGCGTTGCCGATGACATGCTTGGCACGTGTGCCGTAGGCGCGGGCAAGGCGGTGCGCCAGATCGGCCGGCAGCCACGCATGCTGCTGCTTGAATTCGCTGAGAAAGCGCTCGAAGTTGGCGTTCGGCATATCGCCGCCGGGCAACGGCGCACCGGCCGTCCATGACGACGCGCCGTTTTGCAGCGCTTGCGCGAGTTTGTCGACGGCTTCTTCCGCCAGTTTGCGGAAGGTCGTGATCTTGCCGCCGAACACCGAGAGCAACGGCGCTTCACCGGCAGGCGCGTCGAGTTCGAGCGAGTAGTCGCGCGTGACCGCCGACGGGTTGTCCGCGCCTTCCTCCTCGAGCAGCGGACGCACGCCTGAATAGGTCCAGCGCACGTCGGCGGGCGAGATCTTCTGCTTGAAATAGCGGTTGATCGAGTCGCACAGGTACTGCGTTTCTTCCGCGTTGATCGCCACTTTCGACGGGTCGTCGCGATACTCGAGATCCGTCGTGCCGATCAGCGTGTAATCGTGTTCGTAGGGAATCGCGAAGATGATGCGCTTGTCCGGATTCTGGAAGATATACGCGTGATCGTGCTCGAACAGCCGCCGCGTGACGATGTGACTGCCTTTCACGAGCCGCACGCTGTGCGACGCCGCGCGGCCGAGCGCACCTTGCAGCAGTTCGCCGACCCACGGGCCCGCGGCGTTCGCAATGGATGCGGCGCGCACGTCCAGAATCGTGCCGTCGTCGCGCTTGAGCTGGGCGCGCCATTCGCCGCCGGCGCGCACGGCGCTCAGCAGTTTCGTGCGCGTGAGGATTTTCGCGCCGCGCTCTTTGGCGTCCAGTGCGTTCAATACGACCAGACGCGCGTCGTTGACCCAGCCGTCCGAGTACACAAAACCGCGCTTGATCGAATCGACCAGCGGCACGCCCGCCGGATGGTTGCGCATCACAATGCCGCGCGAACCCGGCAGCAGTTCGCGTTTGGCGAGATGGTCGTACAGGAAAAGACCGGCGCGGATCAGCCAGGCCGGGCGCAGATCGGGCATGTGCGGCATCACGAAGCGCAGCGGCCACATGATGTGCGGCGCGGCGCGCAGCAGCGTTTCACGCTCCTGCAGGGCTTTGCGCACCAGCCCGAACTCGCGGTATTCCAGATAGCGCAGGCCGCCGTGAATCAGCTTGGTACTGGCCGACGACGTGTGCGCCGCCAGGTCGTCCTGTTCGCACAGCAGCACCGACAGGCCGCGGCCCGCCGCATCGCGAGCGATGCCGGCGCCGTTGATCCCACCGCCCACGACGAGCAAATCGTATCTTGAGCCTTGCGTCACCTGCTGTGTCCCCTGCGCTGTGTATCTGAGATATGAAAAGCCGTTTAGAAAATCTATCGAATCGATAGTGTTCGTTTTCGAACTTTAATGAACATATTCGAAAAAGTAAAGTTCGGATCGTTTGGCTGACCCTCTAACCGGTGTGCGGGTAGTGGCGCAACGCGCGGCCACGGACGATACTCTCGGCAGCAGCCATTTCGAGGTGAATTCATGCGTGGACTTTTGATGATCGGCGCCGCAGCGCTTCTCGCGGGATGCATCAGCTCGCCGAGCCTGACGGGAACGATGGGCGCACCGTCATTCGTGTCGTTGCAACAGATGTGCAGTGCCCAGACGGTCGACTACGGCAACGACGCGCAAGGCGTCTACGCGGCCATGTTCGATGCCTATGTGGCGAACCGGCATGGCAAGTTGTCGAAGGACGATTTCTGCGCGTTCCAGACGTCGATTGCGCAGCGTTACACGAGCCAGGGCACGAGCGCTGATCCGCAAGTACGCAATCAGTGGGTGACGTTCTTCATCGACCAGCGGGCCCGCGCGTTGAGCTGGCGCGCGGCTGTCGATCCGACCTTGCGCAACGGCTGAGATTCAAGCGGGGGCTGTGTTCCACAACGTTTGCTGCAGGTGGCTGAACGGATGCAAGTGTGGTTTGCGCTAGCCGCGCTGCGGCTGCGCGCCGCGCCATAACATGCGGCGAATCTGGGCGAATACGGCTTCGCGCGTCGGCGTATCGTGGACGGCCGGTTGCTGCGCCTGAGGCAGCGGCAACTGATTGGCTAGCGCCAGCATGGTGAAGCCATGCAGACTCGCCCAGTATGCGTAGCCGATCAACTGGGGATCGCCTTCCAGAATGCCCGCGGCCACGAGCCGCTCGAAGTGCGCGCCGAGCATGCGCCACGCGCGCTGCGAAGCGGCGGCGAGTTCCGGATAGACGCTGTCCCGTTGAGTCAAATCAAACATCAAACGGTAGGCATGCGGTTCGTCGAGTGCGAAAGCGACGTAGGCTTCGCTCACCAAAGAATGATCCGTTTCCGGGGCGGCTTTTGCTGCCGCTTCGAGGCGCGTTGCGAAGCGATTGAAGGCGGCCGCGCGGACCATCGCGAGAATCTCGTCCTTGTCGCGGAAGTAGCGATAGGGCGTCATGGCGCTGCACCCCAACTCCTTGGCCAGTTCGCGCATCGTCACGCCCTCCGCGCCGCGCGTGGCGAACGCGTCCTCGGCCACGCGCCGCATGGCCTCGCGAAATTGCTGGATGTCGTCGGGGGAAAGCGTTTTGGGCATGCGCGAAGGCAGAAGGTCCGTCGCGTCAATTTACTGCGTAAATGACTTGGGCACAATAAAGCGGACACGGGACGGCGTCCTGCTTTTCGCACGAATGGTGTCCGGGCCATCTCATCGCACCGCATGCACGCGCTGCTTGCCCGCGTCACCGCGCCGGACATCGACTGACAGTCCGGCGGTGAGACGCGGTAAAACCCGTTAAATCGCGGTAAGACCCGGAAAACTAGGAAAGTCGCTTGATGGCCCGCAATGCGCTATCGCCCGTTTCAGTCACGCGCCATTGTTCGTTGCCCGACGCGAGCCGTTCGAGTTGCACGAGCTGGCGTTCCAGCAGTGCGTCGAGTTCTTCTCGCTCCATGTCGACTTGATTGGGAGCGTCCTTGACGAGCAACAACGTGGCGAATTCATGCGGACTCAGCATCGTTCTCTCCATGTCAAGCAAACGCGGACGGCCTTGCCGGCAACTGGCTCAAACCAGTGAAGTCCGCAAAGAATCAGGCGGGAGGTACGGCTAACACGACAGTTTCACGCAACCGGCGCTACGCGGAA contains:
- a CDS encoding TetR/AcrR family transcriptional regulator, producing the protein MPKTLSPDDIQQFREAMRRVAEDAFATRGAEGVTMRELAKELGCSAMTPYRYFRDKDEILAMVRAAAFNRFATRLEAAAKAAPETDHSLVSEAYVAFALDEPHAYRLMFDLTQRDSVYPELAAASQRAWRMLGAHFERLVAAGILEGDPQLIGYAYWASLHGFTMLALANQLPLPQAQQPAVHDTPTREAVFAQIRRMLWRGAQPQRG
- the glpD gene encoding glycerol-3-phosphate dehydrogenase, whose translation is MTQGSRYDLLVVGGGINGAGIARDAAGRGLSVLLCEQDDLAAHTSSASTKLIHGGLRYLEYREFGLVRKALQERETLLRAAPHIMWPLRFVMPHMPDLRPAWLIRAGLFLYDHLAKRELLPGSRGIVMRNHPAGVPLVDSIKRGFVYSDGWVNDARLVVLNALDAKERGAKILTRTKLLSAVRAGGEWRAQLKRDDGTILDVRAASIANAAGPWVGELLQGALGRAASHSVRLVKGSHIVTRRLFEHDHAYIFQNPDKRIIFAIPYEHDYTLIGTTDLEYRDDPSKVAINAEETQYLCDSINRYFKQKISPADVRWTYSGVRPLLEEEGADNPSAVTRDYSLELDAPAGEAPLLSVFGGKITTFRKLAEEAVDKLAQALQNGASSWTAGAPLPGGDMPNANFERFLSEFKQQHAWLPADLAHRLARAYGTRAKHVIGNARSVADLGRAFAPGLYEAELTYLRDTEWARSAQDVLWRRSKLGLHVEPGTLDSITRDIDTWFARESARQSA